A region of the Halalkalicoccus tibetensis genome:
CGGACTGTCCCCAGCGCGACGAGCGCTTCGGCTGGACCGGCGACGTCCACCAGAACGCTCGTGCCGACTTCTACAACTTCGATGCACTTCGGTACCACGAGAAGTGGATGCGCGACCACGACGACGATCAGCGCGAGGACGGCACCCAGAGCGACGCGATCCCTCATGCCGTCAGCGGGCCGAATCCGGACCCGAACTGGGCGAAAACGCGGGTGATCGTTCCGTGGCATATGTATCTTCATACGGGTGACGAACGGTTTCTCGCGGACCGATACGAGGGAATGCGGGACTACGTCGACTTCTGGCACGAGAGCACCGACGCACACATCGTCCCCGAGGAGATGGCCCACTACGGCGACTGGCTCTCCGTCGAGGACCAGCGCTCCGATCCGTCGTTGTTCGGGACCTTCGCTCACTACGAGACGACCGACCGCTTCGCACGGATCGCAGCGGTGTTAGGCTACGACGACGATGCGACCGCGTATCGCGAGCGCGCCGACGCGATCGCCGAGGCGTTCCACGACGAGTTCTTCGATCCCGAGATGGACAGCTACGGAACCGGTACGCAGACGACGTACGCCCTTCCGCTCTCCGAGGGGATCGTCCCGGACGAGCACGAGTCGGCCGTCGTTGAGACGTTCGTCGAGAAAATCCGGAGCGAAGACGACGAGAAACTCCAGACCGGCTTCATCGGTACTCGGCCGTTGATCTACACGCTAGTCGACTACGGCTACGCAGAACTAGCCTACTCCATCGTGAGCCAGCCCGAATATCCGGGCTGGGTGTACATGGTCGAGCAGGGGGCGACGACGATGTGGGAACACTGGGACAGCGACGACCAAGTCGGCTCCGGAATGAATTCGCTAAACCATCGCCCCTGGACGCTGATTTCGGAGTGGTTCTACCGCATCCTGGCAGGGATCGATGTCGGCGAACCCGGCTTCGAGCACGTCGAGATCACACCCACGGTCGTCGACGACCTCGAGTGGGCCGAGGCCGAGACGAAGACGGTCCGCGGCGTGGTCGCCTCGCGATGGGAACGGGTCGAGACGCCCGGCAACGGTCGTGAGAATGACGGGCTGACGCTCGAAGCGACAATCCCCGGTAATTCGTCGGCGACGGTCGAGATCCCGACCCTCGGCGGTAATGCCGTTCGCGTCCGCGAGGATGGAAAAACGATCTGGAACAACGGGAACCAGACGCGACCAGCCCATCCCGGTATCGAGTCGATCTCCCGCGATGGCGAGAAGGTTGTCCTCGAAGTCGGTGCGGGCGAGTACGACTTCGAACTTGAGCAACTCGGTACCGTCGACCGATAACCGGGCGACCGGTTCGGCTCGATCCACCCTTCTGCTCCCGATGCCTTTCGAACAAACTGCTAAACAATAATTTTATATAAGTAGTTATCATACCGTGAACTACATCACGAAGTGTTAGTCAATGACAGACACAGACAATTCCCAACGGAGTGAACAGCGATCACGAGCGGTTACCGATCGGAGTGCCCAGAAGCGAGCGCCCGGGCTCGACCGACGAGAGTACCTGAAGTACACTGGCACGATCGCCAGCGTGCCGATCGTCGCGAAGAGCGTTCGGGGAAGCGAAGGAGACGCTGTCGCCAGCGGACCGGACGAGGGCGCGGTGCCAGCCCCTATCGGCCTGCGCATGGAGTACGAACACGAACCGACGAACCTCCTCCCAGCGGCGGATCGACCGCCAAGACTGTCGTGGCGCTTACCGAGGCATCGGGATGTCGAGCAGACAGCCTACCGGATCCGCGTGGCAACCGGCGCCGATGCGCTGCCTGACGACGGAACGGTCTGGGACAGCGGGCGAGTCAACTCGAGTCGGTCGACAGCGATCGAATACGGCGGTGAGCAACTCGAGTCCGATACGACCTACTACTGGACCGTTCGGGTTTGGGACAATAATCAGGGAAGTGACTGGAGCGACCCAACCCGCTTTACAACGGCGATTCCTGACGACGAGCACTGGGAGGGCGAGTGGATCGGCGCCGAGACACCGGAGCAGGACGTGCTAGAAAATGCCGACCAGAACTACCCTGCAGCGCTCCACGATGTCGACACGCTCGGGCAGTCGTTCAAGGTTGATTTCGAATTCGTGCGCGTCGGCGGGCAATTTCCCACGTGGAGTGCTCCCGACTCAGCGGTCACGGTGTCATTGTACGAGGGCGATCCTGAGGGTGAGTTACTCGCCCGCGATCGGATCTCGCCGGACGCTGCGGAGAACTTCTTGTGGTACTTTCTCGAACTCGACGAGCCCCTGCCAGCGGGGACGTACTTCTTCGAGCAATCCGAACCTGAGGAGACGGTTGGCTGGCGAAGCCATACCGACAGTACTTTCAAGGACGGTCAGGCGTTCGAAGACGGCGCACCAGTTGACGGCGACCGCACACTGCGCGTCGAAGGTGAAAACGTGTCCGACCCCTCGCCACTGTTGCGGACCGAGTTCGGCCTCGAGAAGGAGGTCAAGTCGGCCCGAGCACACGTCGTCACGCTAGGATACGGCGAGCTGTACGCTAACGGCCAACGGATCGGTGACGAGCAGCTGAATCCCGCGTGGACGGAGTACGAGGAGAGGACGCTCTACACAACGTACGATCTCGAAGATGCTCTCGAAGCAGGCGAGAACGCGCTCGGGCTCTGGCTCGGTCGCGGCTGGTACGGACTTAATGCCGACGATACGGCCCACTACGTCCAGTGGGATGCGATCGGCCCGCCGGCGGCGCTGGTACAGCTGAACGTCACGTACGCGGATGGGACGACGGCCACCGTTACGACGGACACGTCGTGGACGACGACGCCGAGTCCGATCGTCGAGAATCATATCTACGACGGGGAGACGTATGACGCGCGCGAGGAACGATCCGGGTGGACCGAGCCCGGTTTCGTTGAGAAGTGGGATACCGTCAATCTGCTCGAACCGCCGAGCGATGACTTCGAACTTCGTCCGCAGCGTCTCCCGCCGACACGGGTAACCGAGACGTTCGGTCCCGAGGCGATCGTCGAGCGTGGAGACGCCTATCTCGTCGACTTCGGACAGAACCTGACGGGGTGGATCGAGCTAACCCTCCGTGAGACAGACGCCGGTGACGAGATAACGCTCCAGCATGCCGAAGTCTTGCTCGACGAAGACGACGAGCTTACCCGGGATCTCGAGACGGGGACGCTCAATACGAAGGACCTTCGGGAAGCCGACGTGACGGACGTCTATACTGCGCGTGGCGACGGCGTCGAGACCTACGAGCCCCGATTCACGTATCACGGCTTCCGGTACGCGTCTGTCGAGGGCTACCCCGGCGAGCTAACGGCAGAGGACGTGACTGCAAAGGTGGTCCACACGGATTTCGGCGAGACCGGTTCGTTCGCGTGCTCGAACGAGGATCTGAACCAGGTCCAGCACAACGCCGTCTGGGGACTGCGCGGTAATGCGCATGGAATCCCGACGGACTGTCCCCAGCGCGACGAGCGCTTCGGCTGGACCGGCGACGTCCACCAGAACGCTCGTGCCGACTTCTACAACTTCGATCCCGTTCGATTCCACGAGAAGTGGATACAAGACCACGACGACAACCAGCGCTCGGAGGGTCACGTGACCAACACGATCCCGTTCGCCCGGCATCGAGAGGACGCCGAGGACGATCCGTTCTGGGAAGTTGCCGATCCCAACTGGGGGAAAACGTACGTGATCGTCCCCTGGCACGGGTATCTCCATACTGGCGATAAGCGACTTCTCGAAGAGCACTATGGAGGGATGCGCAACTACATCGACTTCTGGCATGATCAAGCCGAAGAACACGTAATCTCGGAGGAGATGACGAAGTTCGGCGACTGGCTCTCGTTCGAAGATCAGGAGTCGGATCCATCGTTGTTCAGTACCTTCGCTCACTACGAGACGACGGATCGCTTCGCCCGGATTGCGGACGCGCTCGGGTACGACGAGGACGCGCAAACCTACCGCGAGCGCGCCGACGCGATCGCCGAGGCGTTCAACAACGAGTTCTTCGACCGGGAGACGAGCAGTTACGGGACGGGAACGCAGGCGACCTTTGTCCTCCCGCTGTCGGAGGATATCGTCCCCGACCAGTATGAGGAAGACGTAGTCGAAACACTTGTCGAGAAAATCCGCAAGGAGGACGACGGGAAACTCCAGACCGGCTTTATCGCGACACGTCCGCTCATCTACACGCTCGTCGAACACGGATACGGGGAACTCGCATACAACGTGATCAGTCAGCCGGAACAACCCGGCTGGGTGTACATGGTCCGCCAAGACGCAACGACGATGTGGGAACACTGGGACAGCGACGACCAGGTTGGTTCGGGAATGAATTCAATGAACCACCGCCCGTGGACGCTGGTCTCTGAGTGGTTCTATCGTGTTCTGGCCGGCATCGACGTCAGCGAACCCGGCTTCGCGCACATCGAAATCTCTCCGACGATCGTCGATGATCTCGAGTGGGTCGAAGCCGAGACCGAGACCGTTCGCGGGACGGTCGCCTCACGCTGGGAACGAGTCGAAACACCCGGTGATCGCGGGGAAGCTGACGGTCTCCGCCTTGCGGTGACAATTCCAGGCAACTCGACCGCAACGGTTGAAATCCCGACCCTATCTGGCGAGCGCGTGCGTATCCGCGAAGATGGGAAGACGATCTGGAATAACGGCAACCGAACCCGACCGAATCACCCCGGCATCGGGGACATTTCCCGCGAGAGCAACCGCGTCGCGGTCGAGACCACCAGCGGCGAGTATGCGTTCGAACTCGAACACCTCGGTAACTGAACTCGAGCCCTGCCGCCAACACCGCCGCACAAAGCGGACCCCGCTTGTTCTCCGATCTCCGTACGTTTCCACCGAACGAAAATCGTTGCCGCTCCCTTCGTACAGTTATTCTTCGTATTCTACGACAGATATCTCGAATACGGGACTGAGCGCCAGTCCAAGGGCTCAGACCGTCTCGTATTGCTCATCTTCGTCCGGTGTAACCGGAAGTTCAGTGAAACGACCCGATGGACGGTAGTCTCAAACAAAGATTGTCTAAAATTACAACCATACATTTGTAACAGAAGACGACAGAGAAGACGTGATCCATCCGGTGCTCCCGGACGGACTACCATGGCCAGATTACTGTCTCGCATCGATGAGCGTCAAATCAAGAAGCACATAGCCGAAACGATTCGGTGTGACCGGATGTCGCCACCCTTAGGGTCGGGACTCCCGAAGCAGCAAACCGAGGATAGCACTGGTGGTCATGGTACTACGGAATGTCGATCCGTCACGATAACTACCGAACCCACGTTCGCGTTCGTCTCCACAGATTAACTTGTGGCCTATCCGCTTTTTTACTGGCCATGGGTCGCTATTCTTCGGTGAGAATATGGGAAATACTTATCTACTTTCGTGTTGATTGCTCACATGCACCTAGAACGAAGCAATAGGAAACACGACGGTTGACTCGACCACAGATAGCGCGATCGACCGAACGGCGCATCAGAGATAAATATGAGCGAAAAACAAACGACCAAATCGACAGACGAACCGTCTTCCTCTCAACTTTCGGCCAAACGCACTTTCATTGACCGACGAGATTACCTCAAATTCACCGGTGCAGTCGCGGGCATGCCGATTGTGGCGGGGCAACTCGGCGGTGCCACCGGTGACGTCCCTCAATCGACGGATTGGGATGATCCGATACCGGTGGACCTTCGCGTCGAGTATACGCACGATCCGTTCGGAATCGACAACCCCGACCCTTTCCTGAGCTGGCGCATTCATTCTCAAGAGCGAGGAACGACACAGACCGCCTACCGCATCCTCGTTGCCTCGAGTCCGGACGAACTGACCAACGGCACCGGCGACGTCTGGGACTCGGGCCTCGTTGAATCGAAGTCGATGAACGCCCGCTACGGCGGGCCGTCGCTCGACTCACGCGAGCGGTACTACTGGAGCGTCCAGATCGTCGATCAAACTGGCGACGCATCCGACTGGAGTGAACCGGCATGGTGGGAGATGGGCCTCCTCGACGAGGACGACTGGGAGGCCGAGTGGATTCGTAAACCCCGCGATGATGACGATCTCTTCGAGTTCAACTTCTTCAGGACTGAGTTCGAGCTTGAGGAGACATCCATTGACCGCGTTCGGGCCTACGTTTCTGCGTACCACCAGTACGAACTGCGGCTCAACGGCGAGGCGGTCGACATGGGCCCCTCGTTCAACTACCCCGACCGCCAGTACTACAAGGTGGTCGACGTCACCGATCAGTTGGTGGCCGGTGAGAACGCCATCGGTGTGCTCCACAACTGGAGCGGCGGCGGACAGGGACGACCACACGGCGAACCGGGCCTGATCGTCCAACTCGAGATTGAGTACGAGGACGGAACGACTGAACGCGTAACGACGGACGACACATGGCGGGTACGCGCCGGTCCGTGGCAGACGACCGGCGACGACCTCATTCGAGCGGGGAGTTCGCAGGATCCCGTCGAAGTTATCGACGGCCGCGATCTGCCGCGCGGCTACGCGGAGTCCGGTTTCGATGACGACAACTGGGACGACCCCGAGATTCTCGGCACCCATCCGACGGAGCCGTGGGAGCGGTTGATCAGTCAGGAGCGGGAGGTAACCGGCGAACTCATCGAAGAACCCGAGACGTTGACGCGCCTTGATAACGGCGACTACGTGGCCGACTTCGGCAAGGTGTACTCCGCAATCCCTCGGATCAGGTTCGAGGACGGAGAGGAGGGCCGCCACGTCGAGATGGTCGCCGGCTACCGCCTCACTGACGATGGGCAGGTGGACACGGAGCGCGGCGTCCAGAGTACGGACATGCGCTACGAGTACACCCAGCGCGACGGCGAACAGGTGTTCCGGCCGTTCCTCTATCTGGGCTACCGGTACTTCCAGATCGAGGACCCGGGCGAAGAGCTCGAGAAAGACCAGGTACAAGCGTTCGCCCGGTGGAACGACGTCCCGGACACGCACGCGGCGACATTCGAGTCATCGAACGAGATGTTGAATGACGTCTGGGAGCTGTCCCGCCGTTCGCTGCAGTACGCCTCCCAGGAACAGTTCGTCGATACGCCAACTCGCGAGAAGGGACAGTTCCTCGGTGACGCCTACAACATTTCCTGGGCGACGATGCAGACGTTCGAGGAGCGAAAGCTTTCCCGACAGGCCCTCCGCGAGTTTTTTGACTCGCAAGAGCGGTTCTGGTCGGACGGTCGGCTCAATGCCGTCTACCCGACGGGCGACGGGGCACGCGACATTCCGGACTACTCTCAGAAGTTCGTCGACTGGGTGTGGCGCTACTACCACATCACAGGCGACGAGGAACTGCTCAAAGAGTCGTATCCCGTGATCAGGAACGTCGCGGAGTACGTGGATGACCACGTCAACGAGAACGGACTGGTCGTCGACCTCTCCGGTGGCGAAGGATTCCCCTACGAGTACGGAATCGTCGACTGGCCGGACGAGATGCGGTACGACTACGACCGCGAGACGGGCGCGATGACGACCGTCAACGTCTACGGCGTGGCCGTCTTCCGACGAGTCGCACAGGTCGCCGAGATTCTCGGACGGTCGGACGACGTCGACGAGATGCGGGCCAAAGAGGGAGCGCTGACCGAAGCGATCAACGAGCACCTTGTCCGGGACGGCGGCCTGTACGTCGACGGCCTCCACTACGACGGCTCACAGAGCGACCGGGTCTCCCAGCATGCCAACGCGTTCGCCCTGGCGTGGGACATCGTCCCCGCCGAGAACGTCGAGACGGTCGCCGATCACGTCGTCGACCGGGGGGTCGAGATGGGGCCGGCGACGATCCAGTGGCTGCTGTACGCCCTCCTAGCGGACGACCGGTACGACGCGCTGGTCGACGTGCTGACCGATCCGAGCCACGACGGTTGGGCGAGGATTCTCGACGAAGGCGGCACCTTCCTCTGGGAGAGCTGGCACGGACTCGAAGCCGACGAGTGGAACCGGAGCCTCTCGCATGCGTGGGCCGCCGTTAGCAACGTCATGATGCAGGAGGGGCTGCTCGGTGTCACGATCGAGGCGCCCGGCGCGACGGCGCTCTCGATCACACCGCCGCCGGCGGGACTCGATTCGGCGTCGGGTATCGTCCCGACGGAACACGGCGACGTCTGTGTCTCATGGGAACGGACCGAAACTCCCGGCGAGGGTCGATCCGACAACGGAATAGAGCTGTCGACGTCAATTCCCGCGAATACACCCGCGACGGTGCGGATTCCGACCCATGGAAGCGATTCGGTTCGCGTCTGTGAGAACGGGAAGACAATCTGGAACAAAGGGAATAGAACGCGGCCGGAGCGTCCGGGCATCGAGAATATCAACCGAACTGACGAGCATATCGTTGTTGAGGTGACGTCGGGCGAATACGTGTTTGAACTCGAGCAGCTTGGAAACTAAACACCGCGTCGGATCCTATAGGAGAATAACATCGCATTCGTCTAATTTTTTGTTAATTTGGCAGCACACCGTACTGGCATTGGAACCCTTAGAATCATTGCACTGGATCTATGAGCTGTACCATAGACATTAGACCGCGCTCGAGTAGCGCCTTCAACTGTTCATGACACGGCAGTTCTTAAAGCAATAACCCTCAGATCGTAGTATTCGTGTTTATAGCCGAAACTACCGGCCATACCGCAGCACTCAATATCGGATGTTGTCAAATCGTAACTGGCACACTTGGGTACCTCAGTTCTATGTATGTCGAGAATAGACTCACGAATTGCCACTGTAATGCGGTACTTGCAGGCTCCATCGCGGTAGATCTCAGAGGGACATTCACAGGCGACTGAAATCGTTCGCGAGAAAGCCGCTGAAATAGCTGCCGCACAGGCGGATCGGTTTGGCGTGATCAAATTCCATGACTGTGTTGCCTACTGTCTCGTCGAAAGTGCCGCTTTTGAAGCTAATGTCGAAGTAATGTTCTCTAAAGTAGTATCTCAACTGATCAGAAACTCAGCCGTTCTATGAGATTTTGAGTGAAACTCGACTCTGTTGTCATCATTTTCGATAAGATTGGCCACCAACATGATACGAATGACGAGTCAGTCTAGTTCTCAGGAATATTACCAAAGAAGTTACGACGGCGGTCCATCCCATTCCTCGCCGTCGTCCTGTGGGTCATAATTAATTTGAGAGCGAGCGTGTTCAAGATCGAACCATCGGCGACGATTATTGCTTACGCCAAAGAATACGCCGTACTCTACGCTGCTATCAATGAGACAG
Encoded here:
- a CDS encoding alpha-L-rhamnosidase C-terminal domain-containing protein, whose protein sequence is DCPQRDERFGWTGDVHQNARADFYNFDALRYHEKWMRDHDDDQREDGTQSDAIPHAVSGPNPDPNWAKTRVIVPWHMYLHTGDERFLADRYEGMRDYVDFWHESTDAHIVPEEMAHYGDWLSVEDQRSDPSLFGTFAHYETTDRFARIAAVLGYDDDATAYRERADAIAEAFHDEFFDPEMDSYGTGTQTTYALPLSEGIVPDEHESAVVETFVEKIRSEDDEKLQTGFIGTRPLIYTLVDYGYAELAYSIVSQPEYPGWVYMVEQGATTMWEHWDSDDQVGSGMNSLNHRPWTLISEWFYRILAGIDVGEPGFEHVEITPTVVDDLEWAEAETKTVRGVVASRWERVETPGNGRENDGLTLEATIPGNSSATVEIPTLGGNAVRVREDGKTIWNNGNQTRPAHPGIESISRDGEKVVLEVGAGEYDFELEQLGTVDR
- a CDS encoding family 78 glycoside hydrolase catalytic domain, which translates into the protein MTDTDNSQRSEQRSRAVTDRSAQKRAPGLDRREYLKYTGTIASVPIVAKSVRGSEGDAVASGPDEGAVPAPIGLRMEYEHEPTNLLPAADRPPRLSWRLPRHRDVEQTAYRIRVATGADALPDDGTVWDSGRVNSSRSTAIEYGGEQLESDTTYYWTVRVWDNNQGSDWSDPTRFTTAIPDDEHWEGEWIGAETPEQDVLENADQNYPAALHDVDTLGQSFKVDFEFVRVGGQFPTWSAPDSAVTVSLYEGDPEGELLARDRISPDAAENFLWYFLELDEPLPAGTYFFEQSEPEETVGWRSHTDSTFKDGQAFEDGAPVDGDRTLRVEGENVSDPSPLLRTEFGLEKEVKSARAHVVTLGYGELYANGQRIGDEQLNPAWTEYEERTLYTTYDLEDALEAGENALGLWLGRGWYGLNADDTAHYVQWDAIGPPAALVQLNVTYADGTTATVTTDTSWTTTPSPIVENHIYDGETYDAREERSGWTEPGFVEKWDTVNLLEPPSDDFELRPQRLPPTRVTETFGPEAIVERGDAYLVDFGQNLTGWIELTLRETDAGDEITLQHAEVLLDEDDELTRDLETGTLNTKDLREADVTDVYTARGDGVETYEPRFTYHGFRYASVEGYPGELTAEDVTAKVVHTDFGETGSFACSNEDLNQVQHNAVWGLRGNAHGIPTDCPQRDERFGWTGDVHQNARADFYNFDPVRFHEKWIQDHDDNQRSEGHVTNTIPFARHREDAEDDPFWEVADPNWGKTYVIVPWHGYLHTGDKRLLEEHYGGMRNYIDFWHDQAEEHVISEEMTKFGDWLSFEDQESDPSLFSTFAHYETTDRFARIADALGYDEDAQTYRERADAIAEAFNNEFFDRETSSYGTGTQATFVLPLSEDIVPDQYEEDVVETLVEKIRKEDDGKLQTGFIATRPLIYTLVEHGYGELAYNVISQPEQPGWVYMVRQDATTMWEHWDSDDQVGSGMNSMNHRPWTLVSEWFYRVLAGIDVSEPGFAHIEISPTIVDDLEWVEAETETVRGTVASRWERVETPGDRGEADGLRLAVTIPGNSTATVEIPTLSGERVRIREDGKTIWNNGNRTRPNHPGIGDISRESNRVAVETTSGEYAFELEHLGN
- a CDS encoding family 78 glycoside hydrolase catalytic domain; translation: MSEKQTTKSTDEPSSSQLSAKRTFIDRRDYLKFTGAVAGMPIVAGQLGGATGDVPQSTDWDDPIPVDLRVEYTHDPFGIDNPDPFLSWRIHSQERGTTQTAYRILVASSPDELTNGTGDVWDSGLVESKSMNARYGGPSLDSRERYYWSVQIVDQTGDASDWSEPAWWEMGLLDEDDWEAEWIRKPRDDDDLFEFNFFRTEFELEETSIDRVRAYVSAYHQYELRLNGEAVDMGPSFNYPDRQYYKVVDVTDQLVAGENAIGVLHNWSGGGQGRPHGEPGLIVQLEIEYEDGTTERVTTDDTWRVRAGPWQTTGDDLIRAGSSQDPVEVIDGRDLPRGYAESGFDDDNWDDPEILGTHPTEPWERLISQEREVTGELIEEPETLTRLDNGDYVADFGKVYSAIPRIRFEDGEEGRHVEMVAGYRLTDDGQVDTERGVQSTDMRYEYTQRDGEQVFRPFLYLGYRYFQIEDPGEELEKDQVQAFARWNDVPDTHAATFESSNEMLNDVWELSRRSLQYASQEQFVDTPTREKGQFLGDAYNISWATMQTFEERKLSRQALREFFDSQERFWSDGRLNAVYPTGDGARDIPDYSQKFVDWVWRYYHITGDEELLKESYPVIRNVAEYVDDHVNENGLVVDLSGGEGFPYEYGIVDWPDEMRYDYDRETGAMTTVNVYGVAVFRRVAQVAEILGRSDDVDEMRAKEGALTEAINEHLVRDGGLYVDGLHYDGSQSDRVSQHANAFALAWDIVPAENVETVADHVVDRGVEMGPATIQWLLYALLADDRYDALVDVLTDPSHDGWARILDEGGTFLWESWHGLEADEWNRSLSHAWAAVSNVMMQEGLLGVTIEAPGATALSITPPPAGLDSASGIVPTEHGDVCVSWERTETPGEGRSDNGIELSTSIPANTPATVRIPTHGSDSVRVCENGKTIWNKGNRTRPERPGIENINRTDEHIVVEVTSGEYVFELEQLGN